Proteins found in one Aspergillus puulaauensis MK2 DNA, chromosome 8, nearly complete sequence genomic segment:
- a CDS encoding F-box domain protein (COG:S;~EggNog:ENOG410PTR7;~InterPro:IPR001810,IPR036047;~PFAM:PF00646,PF12937;~go_function: GO:0005515 - protein binding [Evidence IEA]): MDLDVPGFIAHFKQLDASARRTAYHQIIDQLGPYEWRDVKTRINERSFQKDILGALPLEIAVQIIKYLSLSDAHLLRRVSRRWYHVLSSKSACSILLRLYMGGSFISLGGDFKSTLVHYSRRRRRLVNGNPLAEFRINLPFATGQEILSLDYSDGRYAWLTDGDTTIVVYSLCTQKAQRFCTMNRERLEKLRISEFIVAALSTRGYCHAWELQTEGTHTVRLPNTNISLFVIGGFRVAICFKNLCLESGEGNAVIHYDLHSGRTHTLQHIQDQAFVGLSSSPELLTTISLGQQCDSEGISQCPPRLHVVNYKLHQNGDASPTRSYTLELGLPQCCQWLDVGVEYDLQGDCKNSMAILYARPALRTSAHEHILPITYHPKTENICVHTLLAHQIARPLCITTVDKDILYWIRNDDGKRNIWISNPNSETPLYASRNMNLGLPRDPSYGASLFNDTYRILTGNSRFVSMIDATGTRVWSFEDSRQPGSIPIPSLSSQED, translated from the exons ATGGATCTTGATGTACCCGGGTTTATCGCTCATTTCAAGCAGCTAGATGCATCAGCTCGACGCACAGCATACCACCAGATAATAGACCAATTGGGCCCTTATGAATGGCGGGATGTGAAAACACGCATTAACGAAAGATCTTTTCAGAAAGATATCCTCGGCGCACTGCCTCTGGAAATCGCCGTGCAAATCATTAAATACCTCAGCCTAAGCGACGCACACCTTCTCCGGAGAGTCTCAAGAAGATGGTATCATGTGCTGTCTTCGAAGTCAGCCTGCAgtatcctcctccgcctgtACATGGGGGGGTCATTTATAAGTCTCGGTGGTGACTTCAAATCTACTCTGGTCCATTACTCAAGGCGGAGGCGTCGCCTGGTGAATGGCAATCCGCTTGCGGAGTTTCGAATAAATCTACCGTTTGCGACAGGTCAGGAGATATTAAGTCTTGATTACTCGGATGGGCGATATGCCTGGTTAACTGATGGTGATACCACAATCGTGGTCTATAGCCTATGCACCCAGAAAGCACAGCGTTTTTGCACAATGAATCGCGAAAGATTAGAGAAACTCCGAATATCGGAGTTTATTGTGGCCGCTCTTAGTACTCGTGG CTATTGCCATGCTTGGGAACTCCAAACAGAGGGCACGCACACTGTTCGACTCCCCAATACGAATATATCTCTTTTTGTCATAGGCGGCTTTAGAGTTGCTATTTGCTTCAAGAATCTCTGCCTAGAGAGCGGGGAGGGTAACGCGGTTATACATTATGACCTGCACTCGGGAAGAACGCATACCCTTCAGCATATTCAAGATCAAGCATTTGTGGGGCTGAGCTCTTCCCCTGAACTCTTGACGACAATTTCTCTTGGGCAACAATGCGATAGTGAGGGCATATCGCAATGCCCCCCTCGTCTGCATGTTGTGAATTATAAACTGCATCAAAATGGGGATGCCTCACCAACACGCTCCTATACTTTGGAGTTGGGCCTCCCACAATGCTGTCAATGGTTAGATGTCGGGGTAGAATATGACTTGCAGGGTGACTGTAAAAACAGCATGGCAATCCTCTATGCGCGGCCCGCATTAAGAACCTCTGCTCACGAGCACATTTTGCCTATCACTTACCACCCCAAAACCGAGAATATTTGTGTACACACACTATTAGCACATCAAATAGCTCGCCCCTTGTGCATTACGACTGTTGACAAGGACATTCTCTACTGGATTAGAAACGACGATGGCAAAAGAAACATCTGGATCTCTAATCCAAACTCTGAGACACCTCTCTATGCTTCCCGCAACATGAACCTTGGTCTGCCGCGGGATCCCTCCTATGGGGCTTCACTCTTTAATGATACTTATCGTATATTGACAGGCAATTCCAGGTTTGTATCGATGATCGATGCCACAGGTACGCGAGTATGGTCCTTTGAGGATTCAAGACAGCCAGGAAGTATACCAATACCGTCACTATCTAGTCAGGAGGATTAA
- a CDS encoding putative C4-dicarboxylate transporter/malic acid transport protein (COG:P;~EggNog:ENOG410PGDK;~InterPro:IPR004695,IPR038665,IPR030185;~PFAM:PF03595;~TransMembrane:10 (i101-120o132-152i173-192o204-227i239-258o278-298i310-333o353-378i390-412o418-441i);~go_component: GO:0016021 - integral component of membrane [Evidence IEA];~go_function: GO:0015140 - malate transmembrane transporter activity [Evidence IEA];~go_process: GO:0055085 - transmembrane transport [Evidence IEA];~go_process: GO:0071423 - malate transmembrane transport [Evidence IEA]), with the protein MMRLDLPQPPRHLRHPVADGYRTPTVEDTEKILSKTLSVNDREGVSLQPTGSRVREAHSSALESTHPPVCRTYNEADKTPSGYIPEPTGGKLDWKRRIRHFTWAFFTLTMATGGIANVIYSIPYRFRGLDTIGIIFFLANIVFYIAIWGVLLTRFYLFPYTFKVSLLHPTESLFVPASVVSFGTILINVSQYGTDNTGPWLTNVVHVLFWVDSALAVISSAGIYLLLWSTQTFTIAQMTPIWIFPAYPMLIIGPHAGLLSAKLEPSRALPIIVGGTTIQGVGFLVSLMVYSAFIYRLMSQKLPKENIRPGMFVSVGPSAFTVAGIVNMAAQASRSFPDDFMGDGILAANVMKIIVNFASLWLWGLALFFFFIASFAHLSAIGPGRMVFTMAWFSFVFPNTALITSTFAIGNAFSCKPILIIGCAMVIPLLLMYAFVVYMMVRAIILRHILWPQKGEDKDEGGFEIKEMKPGALGEDTTPV; encoded by the exons ATGATGCGTCTCGATCTCCCACAACCTCCGAGGCATCTGAGACACCCCGTTGCGGATGGCTATCGTACCCCAACTGTTGAGGATACAGAGAAAATCTTGTCGAAAACACTCTCGGTCAACGATCGGGAGGGTGTATCACTTCAGCCAACAGGCTCCCGTGTGCGGGAGGCACACTCCTCAGCTCTCGAATCTACACATCCTCCTGTATGCCGGACATACAATGAAGCCGACAAGACCCCATCCGGGTATATACCTGAACCCACTGGTGGCAAGCTCGACTGGAAAAGACGGATACGGCACTTCACCTGGGCATTTTTCACTCTGACGATGGCCACAGGCGGGATTGCCAATGTCATATATAGCA TCCCTTACAGATTTCGGGGTTTGGACACAATTGGCATCATCTTTTTCCTCGCAAATATCGTATTCTATATTGCAATCTGGGGTGTACTCCTTACTCGGTTTTACTTGTTTCCGTATACTTTCAAAGTATCTCTTTTGCATCCCACAGAGTCATTGTTTGTTCCTGCATCGGTAGTTTCGTTTGGGACCATTCTGATTAATGTTTCGCAATATGGAACGGATAATACAGGACCATGGCTCACAAACGTCGTTCATGTTTTGTTTTGGGTCGATTCTGCCTTGGCCGTTATTTCGTCGGCCGGAATTTATCTTCTCTT ATGGTCTACGCAGACGTTTACTATAGCGCAAATGACGCCAATCTGGATTTTTCCAGCCTATCCTATGTTGATAATTGGACCCCATGCCGGACTTTTGAGTGCCAAGTTGGAGCCCTCTCGAGCATTGCCGATAATTGTTGGAGGCACAACAATCCAAGGAGTGGGATTCCTAGTCTCGCTGATGGTTTATTCGGCATTCATATACCGATTGATGTCTCAAAAACTACCGAAAGAAAATATTCGACCTGGAATGTTTGTTTCTGTAGGTCCGAGTGCTTTCACAGTTGCTGGTATTGTAAATATGGCTGCTCAGGCTAGCAGGTCTTTTCCGGACGATTTCATGGGCGATGGGATTTTGGCAGCGAATGTCATGAAGATCATTGTGAACTTTGCCTCCCTATGGCTATGGGG CCTAGCACTgttttttttcttcatcgctAGCTTTGCGCACTTATCGGCCATAGGTCCTGGTCGAATGGTCTTCACAATGGCATGGTTTTCGTTTGTTTTCCCGAATACTGCTTTGATAACATCAACATTCGCCATTGGCAATGCGTTTTCCTGCAAGCCAATTTTGATCATCGGTTGCGCCATGGTCATTCCTCTCTTGCTGATGTATGCCTTTGTTGTTTATATGATGGTCCGCGCTATCATCCTCCGACATATCCTTTGGCCGCAAAAGGGAGAAGACAAAGACGAAGGTGGGTTTGAAATCAAAGAGATGAAGCCAGGCGCGCTCGGTGAAGATACTACTCCTGTGTAG
- a CDS encoding uncharacterized protein (COG:S;~EggNog:ENOG410PP4M;~InterPro:IPR039251,IPR019180;~PFAM:PF09791;~SECRETED:SignalP(1-22)), whose product MTISFLLLDRSILLCSIMEAHALVRIRNLLSKSFTSSSLSYIRTSLAQNIRQHLGTPSPRRLSQHHANSDSSRTDTSQAYPLSGYYSDILSARSSSRGQATTSPSAPQQKPEAPPENTDQQSQTPEEKMAIVFGTRLAGPGRSSRYDPGASAPWKTINGVPIPPRPEEPDNCCMSGCVHCVWDDYRDEMEEWAALLAQAKAKSSKPKSPKVISGAIPRTPAGEPASMSMDDDGGGSETNWSIPGSDEDLFSDIPVGIREFMKTEKRLKEIHRQETSSV is encoded by the coding sequence ATGACGATATCCTTCCTTCTTTTAGATCGTTCAATACTCTTGTGCAGCATCATGGAGGCCCATGCATTGGTCCGTATCCGAAATTTGCTCTCGAAATCATTCACAAGTTCGTCGCTCTCCTACATTAGAACGTCACTCGCCCAGAACATTAGGCAACACCTCGGCACACCATCTCCGCGCCGGCTTTCTCAGCACCATGCGAACTCAGATTCAAGCCGTACCGACACTTCCCAGGCCTACCCACTCTCCGGATACTACTCGGATATCCTCTCCGCTCGCTCCTCGTCCCGTGGACAGGCTAccacttctccctctgcacCACAGCAGAAACCGGAGGCGCCACCCGAAAATACAGACCAACAATCACAAACGCCTGAGGAAAAGATGGCAATTGTTTTTGGCACGCGGCTAGCCGGCCCTGGTCGGTCCTCTCGCTATGATCCTGGGGCGAGTGCTCCGTGGAAGACCATAAATGGGGTACcgattcctcctcggcctgaGGAACCTGATAACTGCTGTATGAGCGGCTGCGTGCACTGTGTGTGGGATGATTATCgggatgaaatggaagaaTGGGCCGCATTACTGGCTCAAGCAAAGGCCAAGAGCAGCAAACCCAAGTCCCCCAAAGTTATTTCGGGCGCCATTCCGAGAACACCTGCCGGCGAGCCGGCCAGTATGAgcatggatgatgatggcggtGGGAGCGAAACTAACTGGTCAATACCCGGATCCGATGAAGATTTGTTTTCCGATATTCCTGTTGGTATCAGGGAGTTTATGAAGACAGAGAAGAGATTGAAAGAGATCCATCGGCAGGAAACCAGCAGTGTTTGA
- a CDS encoding DUF3245 domain-containing protein (COG:S;~EggNog:ENOG410PZCG;~InterPro:IPR021641;~PFAM:PF11595) — translation MSLPNADTDIILNKANIALARSQRLVASWLPSEITADQGNVKNDSEVQREEDKIFTAVPETLGLGAPLPTKAADGSWNRTELDSNDKLRKQLLGRNYKKVMAEKARQKTSDTGPVPSAMKNSASKGSVSHQRGAGGADVDDADEDDDEGRAALIGRKMSSRKRKPESDPIPTKQPEDANNELKNEDSERPSEGKVAGLYQRQKSNRRGKATSFLDEILAERSKKRKKR, via the exons ATGTCTCTTCCAAATGCTGACACAGATATTATCCTCAACAAGGCCAACATCGCGCTTGCTCGCAGTCAACGCCTCGTTGCATCCTGGCTACCCTCCGAGATCACAGCTGACCAGGGCAATGTGAAAAACGATAGCGAAGTCCAAAGGGAGGAGGACAAAATATTTACAGCTGTTCCCGAGAC ACTTGGTCTCGGGGCGCCCTTACCCACAAAAGCTGCAGACGGCAGTTGGAACCGCACTGAGCTCGATTCCAATGATAAATTACGGAAGCAGCTTCTAGGGAGGAATTACAAGAAAGTTATGGCAGAGAAAGCGCGGCAGAAGACCAGTGATACGGGCCCTGTGCCATCAGCGATGAAGAACTCTGCCTCAAAGGGATCAGTCAGTCACCAACGAGGCGCTGGTGGTGCAGACGTGGACGAtgctgatgaagatgatgacgagggccGGGCTGCATTGATTGGGCGGAAAATGTcgtcaaggaagagaaaaccCGAGAGTGATCCCATCCCAACGAAGCAGCCGGAGGATGCAAATAACGAATTGAAAAATGAGGATAGTGAGAGGCCAAGTGAGGGTAAAGTAGCCGGCCTATATCAGCGGCAAAAGTCAAATAGGAGGGGAAAGGCGACGAGCTTTTTGGATGAAATTCTCGCTGAGCGAtcgaagaagcggaagaagcgGTAA
- a CDS encoding uncharacterized protein (COG:K;~EggNog:ENOG410PPR1;~InterPro:IPR036388,IPR036390,IPR000232,IPR027725, IPR027722;~PFAM:PF00447;~go_function: GO:0000981 - DNA-binding transcription factor activity, RNA polymerase II-specific [Evidence IEA];~go_function: GO:0003700 - DNA-binding transcription factor activity [Evidence IEA];~go_function: GO:0043565 - sequence-specific DNA binding [Evidence IEA];~go_process: GO:0006355 - regulation of transcription, DNA-templated [Evidence IEA]), giving the protein MHSLADLPSGKTVASGATDAPGRTRRLPVLSSSVLSSGTSTSDPMEVTPPPSTATTGAVRPVHSTPDNDRTGANSMTGSNGSPEAGNSNNHATPGQAIGAAAAAQQPKVVQTAFIHKLYNMLEDQSIQHLISWSSTNDSFVMSPTSEFSKVLAQYFKHTNISSFVRQLNMYGFHKVSDVFHTGSPDSALWEFKHGNGNFKRGDLVGLREIKRRASRHALIHRDSFPGHKSAASQPGTPAEPIPDSTEARLINFEHMLFDMHNRLSRAEDGNAALNARCQAMAESISRCYHWNHSISRFLHGMIPDRESLLYRDVTSMQAELEKHLDTVRTLEHPSDMYLSVRQPPVPTVAVDPGPPLSPRQMPQDDSRRLSMMDSRPNMIRPPVPPHLSASPRRYGSIGAANNSPNYSRPQVPSIVTPQPPVPHPLSSASSPPGPNLARRHTSADIRQHGWPPPGISPFPPNQSSSQGPSAWPPSPHRTPTSSDQQVRDVLAQYEMGAPRRFQDISRHATPPLNPDQQGPADNGWGFGGPRFPRHESSLPATRRSSMASNVHSLLNPADTAERPDEDQHAVDDRKRKRLE; this is encoded by the exons ATGCACAGTCTCGCTGATCTTCCATCAGGAAAGACAGTCGCTTCTGGAGCTACAGATGCACCGGGCAGAACACGCAGGCTCCCCGTTCTCTCGTCATCTGTTTTGTCATCCGGCACATCAACGAGCGACCCTATGGAGGTAACTCCGCCGCCATCGACCGCCACTACAGGCGCCGTACGCCCGGTCCACAGCACTCCCGATAATGATCGAACGGGCGCAAATAGCATGACGGGTTCCAATGGTTCTCCCGAAGCTGGAAATTCGAATAACCATGCGACTCCAGGCCAGGCTATCGGTGCCGCGGCCGCGGCCCAACAACCTAAGGTTGTGCAGACAGCCTTCATTCACAAGCTTTACAA CATGCTGGAGGACCAAAGCATCCAGCATCTGATATCCTGGTCCAGTACCAATGATAGCTTCGTCATGTCTCCTACCTCCGAATTCTCCAAAGTCCTCGC CCAGTATTTCAAGCACACCAACATTTCTTCTTTCGTGAGGCAGCTGAATATGTATGGTTTCCACAAAG TGAGCGATGTCTTCCACACCGGATCCCCCGACTCTGCACTCTGGGAATTTAAGCACGGCAACGGGAATTTTAAACGTGGCGACTTAGTTGGACTACGAGAAATCAAGCGACGGGCGTCGCGCCATGCATTGATTCATCGAGACTCGTTCCCTGGCCACAAGTCGGCCGCTTCTCAACCCGGCACGCCGGCGGAGCCGATTCCAGATTCCACTGAAGCACGATTGATAAACTTTGAGCATATGCTCTTTGATATGCATAATCGTCTCAGTCGGGCCGAAGACGGAAATGCAGCACTAAATGCTAGGTGCCAGGCTATGGCTGAGAGCATTAGCAGGTGTTACCAT TGGAATCATTCAATATCTCGCTTTTTACACGGAATGATCCCTGATCGCGAAAGTCTACTGTACCGAGATG TGACTAGTATGCAAGCAGAATTGGAAAAGCATTTGGACACCGTTCGAACTCTCGAACATCCCTCAGATATGTATTTATCTGTGCGACAGCCCCCCGTACCGACCGTCGCGGTCGACCCAGGGCCCCCTCTGTCCCCCCGGCAAATGCCGCAAGATGATAGCCGACGACTATCTATGATGGACTCTCGACCGAATATGATCCGGCCACCGGTACCCCCGCATTTGTCTGCCTCGCCCCGTCGTTATGGCTCAATTGGCGCAGCAAATAACTCCCCCAACTACAGCCGCCCCCAGGTCCCATCCATAGTTACTCCTCAACCACCAGTTCCGCACCCTCTttcatccgcatcctcgcCTCCGGGCCCCAACCTTGCGCGCCGACATACCTCAGCAGACATCCGTCAACATGGCTGGCCACCACCTGGTATTTCCCCATTTCCCCCAAACCAGTCATCCTCACAGGGCCCGTCTGCTTGGCCGCCATCACCCCATCGCACACCGACCTCAAGTGATCAGCAAGTTCGAGATGTACTAGCCCAGTATGAGATGGGAGCGCCACGCCGCTTCCAAGACATCTCGCGCCATGCTACCCCGCCTCTAAATCCCGATCAACAGGGCCCGGCAGATAACGGTTGGGGATTTGGTGGGCCTAGATTTCCTCGACATGAATCTTCTCTACCTGCTACGCGCCGATCAAGCATGGCCAGCAATGTACATtctctcctcaacccagctgATACGGCCGAAAGGCCCGACGAGGATCAGCATGCAGTAGACGATCGAAAGCGCAAGCGTCTTGAGTAA
- a CDS encoding SDR family oxidoreductase (COG:Q;~EggNog:ENOG410PJ47;~InterPro:IPR036291,IPR002347,IPR020904;~PFAM:PF00106,PF13561;~TransMembrane:1 (o263-283i);~go_function: GO:0016491 - oxidoreductase activity [Evidence IEA];~go_process: GO:0055114 - oxidation-reduction process [Evidence IEA]) gives MSANDDKRKSVLITGCAPGGIGNALCREFQKHGLRVFATARDAKSLDDLATLGIETLSLTVDDEESVQLCFLEIEKRLGDKGLDYLVNNAGRNYTVPATEVNLSDVRATFEVNFFSVVYICKTFVPLLVQAKGTIIQIGSVAGVIPYVFGSIYNASKAALHSYSDTLRVELAPFGVNVTTVVTGGVESRIARVKRTLAPNSIYAPIEDQYTRRVSHSQDGAMSHTAYAQSVVTQVLYGAAPWRWIWPWARGRKSWIWEGNKSWLIWFLMGGWAWTGLTHAAMMRMFGLSTLKKALKN, from the exons ATGTCGgccaacgacgacaagcGGAAATCAGTGCTAATCACAGG CTGCGCCCCTGGGGGAATAGGGAATGCTCTTTGTCGCGAGTTCCAAAAACACGGCTTGCGCGTATTTGCAACAGCTCGAGATGCAAAATCGCTGGATGATCTGGCAACTTTAGGGATCGAAACGTTGAGTTTGActgtggatgatgaagagagCGTCCAGCTGTGCTTTTTAGAAATTGAAAAGAGATTAGGTGATAAAGGGCTAGACTATCTAGTGAATAATGC AGGTCGCA ATTATACGGTCCCTGCCACAGAGGTCAATCTCTCTGACGTGCGCGCCACGTTCGAGGTCAACTTCTTCTCTGTTGTTTACATCTGCAAAACGTTTGTCCCGTTACTCGTGCAGGCAAAGGGTACTATAATACAAATCGGGTCAGTCGCCGGG GTTATTCCCTATGTGTTTGGATCAATATACAATGCATCAAAGGCCGCTTTACATTCCTACAGCGACACCTTAAGAGTTGAGCTAGCTCCGTTCGG TGTGAATGTCACTACTGTCGTtactggtggtgttgaatcGCGTATTGCACGCGTAAAGCGAACCCTGGCGCCCAACTCCATCTATGCTCCAATTGAAGATCAATATACGCGTCGCGTTTCCCACAGTCAAGATGGCGCGATGTCTCATACTGCCTATGCCCAGAGTGTCGTCACACAGGTTCTATACGGAGCTGCGCCGTGGCGTTGGATTTGGCCCTGGGCACGAGGACGAAAGAGTTGGATTTGGGAGGGGAACAAGAGCTGGTTGATCTGGTTCCTGATGGGTGGATGGGCTTGGACAGGTCTCACACATGCCGcaatgatgaggatgtttggTTTGAGCACGTTGAAGAAGGCTCTCAAAAACTAG
- the HPT1 gene encoding xanthine phosphoribosyltransferase (COG:S;~EggNog:ENOG410PIW2;~InterPro:IPR029057,IPR000836;~go_process: GO:0009116 - nucleoside metabolic process [Evidence IEA]), which produces MLQKVYVTYNQVHKLCQSSADQILNAFHPNLMIAIGGGGYVPARILRSFLKRSGEPNIPIQAIGLSLYEDLGRGDPEEVPGTKVTRTQWLDMSSLEMANLIGKNILIVDEVDDTRTTLEYAVRELQKDVEIAQKQLGREGEKTNFFVFVLHNKDKSKKGQLPTDMMESGRYHAAVTTEDVWICYPWEAKDIEEHDALAKANPLV; this is translated from the exons ATGCTGCAAAAGGTCTATGTCACGTACAACCAG GTCCACAAGCTATGTCAATCTTCTGCTGACCAGATCCTCAATGCGTTCCACCCAAACTTGATGATTGCtattggtggtggtggctatGTTCCTGCTCGCATTCTCCG CTCGTTCCTCAAGCGCTCTGGCGAACCGAACATCCCGATCCAGGCTATCGGGCTTTCACTTTACGAGGATCTAGGCCGCGGCGACCCGGAAGAGGTCCCTGGTACAAAGGTTACCCGAACACAATGGTTGGATATGAGCTCTCTAGAAATGGCCAACCTAATTGGGAAGAACATTCTCATTGtcgatgaggttgatgacACGCGGACGACTCTGGAATACGCTGTCCGCGAACTGCagaaggatgttgagattgCGCAGAAGCAACTTGGGCGGGAAGGCGAGAAGACGAACTTTTTCGTGTTTGTGCTACAC AACAAGGACAAGTCAAAGAAGGGACAGCTGCCCACAGACATGATGGAGTCTGGCCGGTACCATGCCGCCGTCACAACTGAAGATGTTTGGATCTGCTATCCTTGGGAAGCTAA GGATATTGAGGAGCACGATGCGCTAGCTAAGGCAAACCCTCTTGTTTAA
- the TCA9 gene encoding succinate--CoA ligase (GDP-forming) subunit beta (BUSCO:EOG09262GXD;~COG:C;~EggNog:ENOG410PFU7;~InterPro:IPR016102,IPR011761,IPR017866,IPR005811, IPR013815,IPR005809,IPR013650;~PFAM:PF00549,PF13549,PF08442;~go_function: GO:0003824 - catalytic activity [Evidence IEA];~go_function: GO:0005524 - ATP binding [Evidence IEA];~go_function: GO:0046872 - metal ion binding [Evidence IEA];~go_process: GO:0006099 - tricarboxylic acid cycle [Evidence IEA]), producing MFKLARGRPVAAALRAATGSPMQSRLAQQQRNLSIHEYLSANLLKSYGVGVPKGEVARSAEEAEKVAKSLGNDDMVIKAQVLAGGRGKGHFDNGLKGGVRVIYSPTEARMFAGQMIGQKLITKQTGAAGRLCNSVFIVERKFARREFYLAVLMDRQSQAPVIVASSQGGMDIEAVAKENPEAIITTAIDINVGVTDAIATKIANELGFSEQCVDDARKTIQSLYKAFMETDATQIEINPLSETSDHQVLAMDAKLGFDENAEFRQKEIFSWRDTTQEDADEVKAAEHGLNFIKLDGDIGCLVNGAGLAMATMDIIKLNGGSPANFLDVGGGATPAAIKSAFELITSDPKVSAIFVNIFGGIVRCDAIAQGLINVVQEMGLRTPIVARLQGTNMEQAHKLINESGLKIFSIEDLQNAAEKSVQFSKVVKMAREIDVGVEFTLGI from the exons aTGTTCAAGCTTGCCCGCGGCCGGCCAGTTGCTGCGGCTCTCAGAGCTGCGACG GGTTCGCCTATGCAATCCCGCTTGGCTCAGCAACAAAGAAACCTTTCCATTCACGAATACCTTTCCGCCAACTTGCTCAAATCA tatgGTGTGGGTGTGCCAAAGGGTGAAGTTGCTCGCTCTGCTGAGGAGGCCGAGAAAGTTGCCAAGTCACTCG GTAATGATGATATGGTCATCAAGGCTCAGGTCCTTGCCGGTGGTCGTGGAAAGGGCCACTTTGACAACGGTCTCAAGGGTGGTGTTCGCGTGATTTACTC TCCTACTGAAGCCAGAATGTTTGCTGGCCAGATGATCGGACAGAAACTCATTACCAAGCAAACCGGTGCCGCCGGTCGTCTTTGCAACTCTGTTTTCATTGTTGAACGCAAGTTTGCTCGTCGTGAATTTTACCTTGCTGTCCTCATGGACCGCCAGTCCCAGGCACCCGTCATTGTCGCCTCGTCTCAGGGTGGCATGGACATTGAGGCCGTTGCTAAGGAGAACCCCGAGGCGATCATCACGACTGCTATCGATATCAATGTTGGCGTGACGGATGCCATCGCAACCAAGATCGCAAACGAGCTCGGCTTCTCCGAACAATGTGTCGATGATGCTCGGAAGACCATTCAGAGCCTCTACAAGGCTTTTATGGAGACCGATGCCACTCAGATTGAAATCAACCCGCTGTCCGAAACTTCCGATCACCAAGTTCTGGCCATGGACGCCAAGTTGGGCTTCGATGAAAACGCCGAGTTTCGCCAGAAGGAAATTTTCTCGTGGAGAGACACCACGCAGGAGGACGCTGACGAGGTCAAGGCTGCAGA GCATGGTCTAAACTTCATTAAGCTTGATGGAGATATTGGATGCTTGG TCAACGGTGCTGGTCTCGCTATGGCTACCATGGATATTATCAAGCTGAACGGCGGCAGCCCCGCCAACTTCCTTGacgttggtggtggtgccaCCCCGGCTGCCATCAAGTCTGCTTTCGAGCTCATAACCAGCGATCCCAAGGTGTCGGCTATCTTCGTCAACATCTTTGGCGGTATTGTCCGCTGCGATGCCATCGCCCAGGGCTTGATCAATGTTGTGCAGGAAATGGGCCTGCGCACTCCTATCGTTGCCCGGTTGCAAGGCACCAACATGGAGCAAGCTCACAAGCTG ATCAACGAATCTGGCCTCAAGATCTTTTCCATCGAGGACCTTCAGAATGCTGCGGAGAAATCCGTTCAGTTCTCCAAGGTTGTTAAGATGGCCCGCGAAATCGACGTGGGCGTTGAATTCACTCTCGGTATCTAA